The region CAGCCGACTGGTGATCTTCTGTGCGTTCTCCGGGTCGTCCCACAGGGACGGCGCCGCGGCCTGCTCCTCGAGCACGGCGACATCGGCCCTCATCTTGTCGAGGTCCAGGACGGCCTCGATCGACCCCATGGTCGAGGAGAGGGACTTCAGCTCTTCGGATACATCGACGACTGCCACGCACCCAGCCTAACGGCTGCCACCGTCAGCGTGACCCGGCCCCGGCAGGTCGGACCTGCCGGGTGCCCGCGCGGCCACCGTCCCCCGGCGGGCCGTCCGCCGCCCCGCACACCGGCCGGTGCCAGGTCGGGCGGCCGCCGCGGGGTGCGGTGACGTGCGGCGGGCCGTCACGGGGTGTCGGGTTCCGGCTGGTGGACGCCCGGTGTGGCGTCGCCCGCCGAGTCGTCGCCCGAGGCCAGCCAGCCGCCCAGACCGGCCGCCACGACCAGCGCGGCGGCGGTCGCGCCGAGCTTGATCCGGCGACGGCGCAGCGCGTCCGGCGACGAGCGGTGCCGGGCCGAGCCCGCCCGGCGCTCACCGGCGGCGCGCGGGGCACGGGCCGTGCCGTGTGCCCCGCCCGCCAGCTCGTCCGGGCCGGGGACCCGCATGCTGGTGTGCGTCTCCCGGTTGGAGTCGGGGACCGCGCCCTGGACGAGCGGGACGGCGCCGCGCTGCGGGGTGGCCTCCCCCTGGGGCGCCGGGTGGAACGGCTCCTCGCGGGACGCGGCGGCACTCTCCGGCTCGTCCTCCGGCTGCTCGTCCTCCGGCTCGTCGATGTCCAGCGGCGGGATGCCGGCCAGGCCGGGCAGCATGTCGCGCAGCCGGGCGGCGAGCTCCGGGGCCCGCAGCCGGGAGGCCGGCGCCTTGGCCAGGCACTGCAGCAGCAGCTGCCACAGCTCGTCCGGGATGCCGGGCAGCGGCGCCACGCTCTCGGTCACATGGCGGCGCAGCACCGCCCCGGGATGCCCGCCGCCGAACGGCGTGAACCCGGCGAGCAGCTCGTACAGGACGGTCGCCAGCGCGTAGACGTCCACGGAGGCGCGCGGCGGGAGGCCCTCGATGATCTCCGGGGCGAGGTAGTCGGGGGTGCCGATGACCTTGGCCGAGCGGAGCGGGACGGAGGTCCCCCCGGCTGGCGGCTGGGACAGGGCCCGGCGCGGCGAGTCGACGAGCCGGGCGATGCCGAAGTCGGTGAGCAGCGCGGGGTGCGCACCGCCGGGGCCGAGCGGCCCCTGCATGTCCAGCAGGACGTTCTCGGGCTTGACGTCACGGTGCACGATCCGGGCGGCGTGCGCCGCGGCCAGTCCGTCGGCGACGTCGGCGGCGATCGCGACGGCGGCCTCCGGGGCCAGCCGGCGTTCGCGCTCCAGACGGGTGCGCAGATCGGTGCCCCGTACGAGGTCCATGACCAGCGCCAGGTCGTTGCCGTCGACGACGAGGTCGCGGACGCCGACGACATGCGGGTCCGCCAGGCTCAGCAGCGCCGCCCGCTCCTGCACGAAGCGGCCGACGAGTTCCTGGTCGGCGGCGAGATCCTCGCGCAACAGCTTGATGGCCACGGCCCCTTCGGGGCCCTCGCCCAGCCATACCGTGCCGGCACTGCCGCGCCCCAGGATCTGGTGGGCGGTGTACCGGCTGCCGATCTTCCGTGCCAAGACTGCTCCGACGTGTCGGGCCCCCGAGCGTCCTGCGGGGGCTGAGGTTGGCGTCAAAGCTACGCGGATGCCAGGGGGTTCAGTGCCCCGGAACGTGGCAACCTTCACTTCTGTGAGCGAAATTGTCCGTCAGAAGTCGACAAATCCACTGGGTCGCCTCCCGGACCGGTCCGACGCGTCGGCGAAGTGAGGCGCCGGAGGCTCGGGCACTCCGCGCTTCGGAGCGCTGGTGAGCCGGTGTACCGGCAGGTCGCAGCGCTGCCGCGACGAAGCCGTGGAAACGGTGCGGGCCCGGCCGGCCTGCGGAACAGGTGGCACGGGCCCGTCGAGGAGCGCGCGGAGGCTCCGGGGCGCCCGCGGACTGCGCCGAGTCCGCGGGCGTGCGGTGTCAGCCGCTGAGTTTCTGCACGAAGCGCTGCACGCTGTTGAAGACGTGCCCGACCTGGGAGAAGAAGCCCCGCGTCGTGCCGATCCACTCCTGGAGCGGGGTCAGCTCCCACACCAGCCACGCCGCCACGAACAGCAGGATCAGCGTGAACAGGCAGCCCTTGAGGCAGCCCAGCCCCGGGATCTTCATGGGGTTGGCGCTGCGCTGACGGGGCTCGCGCCGGGGCCGGGGCTCCGGGGCGGGCGGCCGCTGCGGTTCGTAGCGCTGCGGCGGCGGCTCCTGGCGGCGCTGCGGGGCCTGCGGCTGCTGCTGGGCGTACGGCGCCTGCTGCTGGCGGTACTGGGGCTGCTGCGGGCGCTGCGGCGGCTGCTGGGGAGCGGCCTGGCGCTGCGGACGGCGGCGCAGCGGGTCCTCGGCGGGATCCAGGTACTGCACCTGGGTCTGCTCGTTGCGGTCGCGCGCGGCCCGCATCTGGGACTCCCACGGATGGGGGCCGTCGGGGCCCTGCGGTCCGCCGGGGGGTGCGCCCATGGGCATCGGCGGCATCGCGCGGGTCGGGTCGGCGCCGGGGCCGCCCGGTCCGCCCGGTCCGCCCGGTCCGCCCGTGGACGGCAGCACGCTGGTCGCCGCGGCCGGGTCGTAGGACCCGGCGTTGGACGGGAGCACCTGGGTGGGGTCGGCGTCGCCGCCGGGCGCCTGGGCACCGTCGGCGCCCGTACCGGGGACGGTCGCGGGCGCGGGGTCGGGGGCGAGCAGCGCGGCGACACCGAGCGCGGCCTCGGCCGCGGCCGGGGTGGCGTGCACCCCGATACCGCCGGCCACGGTGCGCAGCGCGCGGGCGAGGTTCTCGGCGCTGGGCCGCTCCTCGGGGCGCTTGCGCAGGCAGCGCTCGATCACCGTCCACAGCGGCTCGGGCAGCGTGCCGGGGCGCTGCGGCTCCTCGCTGAGGTGGCGGTGCAGCACCTCCAGCGCGGTCGACCCGGCGAACGGCGGACGGCCGGTGACCAGCTCGTACAGCAGGATGCCGGCGCCGTAGATGTCCACGGCGGAGGTCTGCGGGCGGCCCTCGGCGGACTCCGGCGCCACATAGGCGGGGGTGCCGACGAACTCGTGGGTGCGGGTCAGCCCCGGGGAGTCGGCGAGGCGGGCGATGCCGAAGTCGGTCAGCATCGGGTGCATCTCGCCGCTGCCGTCCGACCCGGCGAGCAGGACGTTGGCGGGCTTGAGGTCGCGGTGCACCACGCCGTCGGCATGGCTGGCGGCCAGCGCATCGGCGATCTGGGCGGTGAGCAGCGAGGCGGCCACCGGGCTCAGGGCGCCGTTGTCGCGCAGATAGCGGTGCAGGTCGGGGCCGTCGACCAGGTCCATGACCAGGGCGAGCAGATCACCCTCGACGACGAGGTCGCGGGTGCGGACGATGTTGGGGTGGGTCAGGCGCAGCAGGACGGAGCGCTCCCGCAGGAAGCGCATCACCACGTCCGCGTCGTGCGCCAGCTCCTCCTTGAGGACCTTGATCGCGACCGTCTCACCGGGCTCTCCTGCCACGGCGGCCTCGGCGCCCGCCGTCTCCCGCTGGCGGGCACGCCAGACGGTGCCCGTGGCACCGCGTCCCAGCGGCTCCTCGAGCAGGTACTTGCTGCCTACCGGCCGCACGTCATGCGCTCCCTGGTCGTGGTGGTTCCGTTGCCCGGCCCGCTGGATCAGCTGATCAACTCCGCGCGGCCCGTCCGACCCACTGTAGTGCCGTCGTACAAACTTTTCGGTCCGGCGGCCCGGGACGGACTTGTGGGGAAGACGCACTTCCGGAACGGATGGTTGCCTGCCGCGGCCGGCCGGTGCCGGTGCCCGCCCGGCGCATCCTGCCGTGGACCGTCCCGAGCTGATCACGGCAGTCGAAATCCGGCCGGGCACGGCACGCAAGCAGGCACTTTTTCGCCCTTAGAAGACCAATCAAGATCACTGAATGGCGGTCGGCGGGCGTGTTGTCAGTGGCAGGTGCGAGGATGCTCCTCAGCACGATGCGGTGGGGGCGCGCGGTCTTTGTCGCGACGTGCACTTGGGACTTGTACGTGCCGACGTGCCCGGGTGCGGTGGGGGGAGTGAGCGGGCCCCCTGTCGGATCCCGGCAGAAGGGACCGTTGACGGCGATGCAGATCCGGCTGACCGTCCTCGGGCCGCGCAGCGGCCACACCACACGGACCTGCGATGTGCTCGTGACGGCCCCCGCCGGGACCGCGCTGGCGGCGGTGGCAGGCTCGCTCGCGGCCTCCGTGGCGGGCTCGGGTGCGGATGTCGGCGGCTCGGGAAGCGGCGGCCCCGTCGTGCTGTACGCCGGGACCGAGCGGCTCGATCCGCAGCGCGCGGCGATCGGCGAACCCCCTCTGATCGACGGGGCGGTGCTCTCCCTCCACGGCCCGGGCCCCGCCCCGGCCCACGGCCTGCCGCACGGCTCCGCCCGCCTGCGCGTCGTCTCCGGCCCCGATGCCGGCGGGGTGCACCTGCTGCACGGCGGCCAGATCCGCATCGGCCGCTCCGCCGACGCCGACGTCCCCCTCGACGACCCCGACGTGTCCCGGCTGCACTGCGCCGTGACGGTCGAGCCGGACGGCTCGGTGTACGTGGCCGATCTGCGCTCCACGAACGGCACCGTCGTGGACGGCACCGACCTCGCCGACCGGCCCGCACCGCTGCGCCCCGGCGCCCTGCTGCGCATCGGCGAATCCGCCCTGCGCCTCCAGTCCGCGCCCAGCGCCCCCGACCCCGCCCTGCCGACCGCCCCGGACGGCGAGGGACATCTGCGGATCGCCCCCGGGACGGCCGACGCGTACCCGGAGACGGAGGCGCCGGGCCGGACCGGGGGCTACGGAGAGTTCGGGCCGCCGACGGGTCCGCACGGAGCCACCTCCGCCGCGGCGGGGGCCTATGCGGGAGCCGGGGACTACACCCGGACGACCGGCGACGCGGCCGGCCCCGTACCCCCCTCCGCCTCCGCACAGGCACCACCGGAATCGGCGGGGCGGCGGGACACTCCCCTGCGCGGCACCCCGACCCGGTACGACGCCCCGGGCCGGGGCTCCGCGCGGGGCGCCACCGCCGCACCCTTCCCCGGGGCCTCCACGGGCCATGTCTACGACCGCACCACCGGCGGCGGCCCGGCGGACGGCTTCGGCCCCGGGGTCCGGGAGCGCGGCGACGGCTTCCCGGCCGGTGCGCAGGACCCGACGCACGGCGGACAGCAGTCCTTGGCTCCGGCCGACGACGGGACCCGTAAGGGCGGGCGGCGGGGCGGCATCGGCGCCTGGGCGCGGCGGCTGGCCGGTGGCCGGCCCGCCGTGGAGCGCCCGGCCGACGCCTTCACCCCGGAGTACGAACCGGCCGGCGCCTCCCGGTCGGCCTTCGCGGACCCCGCCGAGGGCGTACCGGCTCCCGAGACGCTCTCCGGGCCGGCCGCGGACGAACGATGGCCGGATGCCGCCGCCGTCCTGCTCACCGCCCTGGGCCCGGGCCCCCGCCTCTGGGAGCGCGGCCCCGACCACCCCGACGCCCTGACCATCCGGCTGGGGACGGCCCCCCGGCACGGCGGCCGGGCTGCCGCGCCGGTCACCGTCGATCTGCGCCGGGCGGGCTCCCTCGGCCTCGCCGGGCCGCGTACGCGCCTGACCGGCCTGGCCCGCGGCGCCCTCGCCCAGCTCGCGGCCCTGCACTCCCCCGGCACCCTCGACCTCGTGCTGATCAGCGCGGACCGGTCGCGCCCCGCCGAGGAGCGGGTGGCGGAGTGGTCCTGGCTCGGCTGGCTGCCGCAGGTCCGCCCGGCCCACGGCCAGGACTGCCGGCTGCTGCTCGCCTACGACAAGGAACAGGCCGCGGCCCGTACCTCCGAACTGGTGCGCCGCCTCGACGACAGCCCGCTGGGACCCGGCTGGCCCAGCGCCGAGCGGGCGGAGATCGCCTCCGCCGCCGCCCGCCACCAGGGCCCGTACACCCTGGTGGTCGTCGACGGCGACCCCGGGACCTCCGCGCTGCGCGAGACCACCGCCCGGCTCGCCGCGGGCGGCCCCGCGGCCGGTATCCACCTCCTGTGCCTGGCGGAGACCCCGGCCGCCTCCCCCGCCTTCCCGCTGGCCGCGACGTACGAAGCGGCCCGGGCGGCGTCGCCCGCCTTCGGCGAATGCGGGGCCGTCGCGGTGCTCAGCGGCGATGTCGCCACGGCGCTGCGCGTCGTCCAGCCGGGCTCCGGGCCCAACGGCACGGTCGCGACGGTGGACGCGGTCTCCGGCGCCTGGGCCGAGCGGTTCGCGCGGGCGCTGGCGCCGCTGCGCGAGAGCGACGCGGCAGCCGGGTCCGGCGGCCGGGGGGCGCCGCGCGCGGCCGTCCCGCTGCCCGACACGGCTCGTCTGCTGGACGAGTTGGGGCTGGCCCGCGCCACCCCCGCGTCCCTGATGGCCCGTTGGGCCGCCGCGCTGGACACCGACCGGCCCGGCGCCGCCGCGGTGCTCGGCGCCGGACCGCACGGCCCGCTGTGCGCCGACCTCGCCGCCGACGGCTCGCATCTCGTCCTGGAGGGCGCGGCGGCCACCGGCAAGACCGAGCTGCTGCGTTCGCTGGCCGCCTCGCTGGCGGCCGCCGACCGACCTGATCTGCTGTCGATGGTGCTGGTGGACGGCGGCGGCAGCGAGCGCGGCGACGGGCTGCGGGTCTGTACGGACCTGCCGCACGTCACGACGTACCTCGCCGCCTCGGACCCGGTCCGGATGCGGGAGTTCGCCCAGGCGCTGTCCTCCGAGCTGAAGCGGCGGGCGGAAATACTCGACGGCACCCCGTTCGCAGAGTGGCGGGCCAAGCATCTGCCGGCCCCCCGGATCGTCTCCCCCCGACGCCCCGCCGAGAGCGGCACCCGCGGTGACGGAGAGCAGGAACCGATTACTCACCGTAATCGTTGCCGTGATAGTGGAACGGGCGGCGGCACCGCGGCGAACCCGTCGGCGGACCCGTCGACCACCGGAACCCTGCGCCTGCGCGCCCGCAGCACCCCGCCCGCCGGTGCAGCGGCCCCGGAGGCCGGTACCGACGCCGCCGCGCCGATGCCCCGCCTCTTCGTGCTCGTCGACGACTTCGACGCCCTGGTGGCGCCCGCACTGGGCAGCACCGGCCGCCCGGCCGCCGGCTCCGTGGTGCGCGCCCTGGAGGCGGTGGCCCGGGACGGGGCGGCGCTCGGAGTCCACCTGATAGCCGCCACCGGCCACCCGGACCGCACGGCCGAGACCGCGACCAGCGAACGGGCCGGCCTGCGCGTCCAGTTGGGTGCCCTCGACGATCCGTCCGAGCCGGTCCCCCCGGGCCGCGGGCGGCTGCACCGCGCGGCGGACGGCTCCTCCACGCCGTTCCAGGCGGGCCGGGTGACCGGCCGGATACCCCGGACGTCCACCCTCCGGCCGACGGTCGTGCCGCTGGAGTGGCAGCGGATGGGCGACCCGCCGGCCCGGCGCCCCCTGCGCGAGCTGGGCAACGGCCCGACGGACCTGGCCCTGCTGGCCAGCGCGCTGCAACGGGCCGCACAGTCGTCGGGCGCGCCGGCCACCCCGCCGCTGCTGTGAGGCGCCAGGGCCCGCCATAGCCGTCGGGCGCTGTCGCGCTGGAAGCCGGGGCGGCGCGCAACTGCGGTGAGGCCGGTGTGGTGAAACCCGGTGGCGAAACACTGTGGTGAAACCCGGGGCGTCGCCTCATGGCGCCGTCACGCCCCGCGCAGTCAGCTCCGTACGCCCCCAGCCAGCTCCGTCACGACATCGGCGGCTCCGTCACGACACCAGCAGCGCCGTCACGAGTGCTCATCCCCGTAGCCCCGTCACAGCAGCCTCAGGCCCATAACAGCAGCGTCACGAAAGGCCAGTTGGGGCGGGAGGCGGTATTGCGGAGGCCGGGGGCAGGGCGTAGGACTGTCGCACACCGCAGAGCACGACGAGGCGCAGCGCGACCACGCAGCACGGCACGACCCACCGCACGGCACGACGCGAACGGCACGGCAGGGGCGCCGCGGCACGACGTGACACGGCCCCCTTCGCACCCGGCACGGCAGGCGCAGCGATAAGGGGCTACGGGGATGCGCAGACGACTCGACCGCACGGCTGGACGCGTCACGACCGCTGTGGCGGCGGTCTCGGCGCTCACCCTGGCGCTGGCCGCGTGCGGCAGCGGCGGCGGCACGAAGGACAACGGCAGCGGCGGCAGCAAGGGCGGCAGCACCGCCCCCACCGTGCGGCTCCCCCAGCTCAAGGGCCAGAAGCTGCAGGTCACCGCGGTCTGGACGGGGCCCGAGCGGGAGAACTTCGTCAAGGTGCTGGACGAGTTCGAAAAGCGCACCGGCGCCACGGTCGACTTCGTGCCCAGCGGCGACGACATGGCCGGCTTCATCGGCTCGAAGATCGCCGGTGGCGGGCCGCCGGACGTCGCGATGCTCCAGCAGGTCGGCGTGCTCAACGAGTTCGCCGGGAAGGGCTGGCTCAAGCCGCTCGGCAGCGCCGCGAAGGCGCAGCTCGCCAAGAACTACACCAAGGGCTGGCAGGATCTCGGCGCCCACAAGGGCACCCCGTACGGCGTCTACTTCAAGGCCAGCAACAAGTCGCTGGTCTGGTACAACGCCCAGGCGTTCGACAACGCCGGCGCCAAGGAGCCGAAGTCCTGGCAGGACTTCCTCACGACGGCGCAGACCCTCTCCGAATCGGGCGTCGAGCCGGTCTCGGTGGGCGGTTCGGACGGCTGGACGCTGACCGACTGGTTCGAGAACGTCTATCTCTCGCAGGCGGGGCCGGAGAAGTACGACCGGCTGGCGCAGCACAAGATCAAGTGGACGGACCCGTCCGTCAAGCAGTCGCTGACCACGCTGGGCCAGCTCTTCGGCCGTAAGGATCTGCTCGCGGGCGGCAACTCCGGTGCGCTGCAGACGGACTTCCCGACGTCGGTGACCCAGACCTTCAGCGGCGACACCCCCAAGGCCGCGATGGTCTCGTCGGCCGACTTCGCTGCCGCCAACATCAGCCAGACCAAGGCCAAGGTCGGCACGGACGCCAAGGTCTTCCCGTTCCCCGCGGTGGGCGCCAAGTCGCCGGTGGTGACCGGTGGCGATGTGGCGGTGGCCCTCAAGGACTCCAAGGCCTCGCAGGCGCTGCTGACGTTCCTGGCGTCGACGGATGCCGCCAAGATCTGGGCGCAGGCGGGCGGGTTCATCTCGCCCAACAAGGAGCTCGACCAGGCGGCGTACGCGAACGGGGTGATGCGCGAGATCGCCAAGGCGCTGATCGCGGCGGGCGACGACTTCCGCTTCGACATGTCCGACCAGGCGCCCGCCTCCTTCGGCGGCAAGCCGGGGCAGGGCGAGTGGAAGGACCTGCAGGACTTCCTGAAGAGCCCCCGGGACGTCGCGGGCACCCAGGCCCGGCTGGAGAAGGACGCCGCGAAGTCGTTCGGGCAGTGAAGCCGTGTAGGCAGTGAAGCCGTGTGAGCAGTGCAGTCGTTCGGCAGCGAGCAGGTGTCGCCGACCGTCTCGACCGGGACCGGGGGACCGTCACGATGAGCGCCGTAGAGGTCAGCGAGGTCAGTGACCGCAGCGAGGGCGGCCGGCGCGGGGGCCGCAGGCGGCGTGGCGGCGTCCTGGGCACCCGTCCCTGGACCGCCGCGGTGTTCTTGTTGCCGGCGCTGCTGCTGCTCGGTGCGCTGGTCGTCTACCCGATCGTCTTCTCGGTGTACCGCAGCCTGTTCGACGCGTCCGGCAACGGTTTCGTGGGGCTGGGCAACTACGGTGCGCTGTTCTCGGACGAGGGCATTCGTACGGCGCTGCGGAACAACGTCGTCTGGGTGGTGGTGGCGCCGACCGTGTCGACGGTGCTGGGGCTGATCTTCGCGGTGCTGACCGAGCGAATCCGCTGGGGCACCGCCTTCAAGCTGATCGTGTTCATGCCGATGGCGATCTCGATGCTGGCGGCGGGCATCATCTTCCGGCTGGTCTACGACCAGGATCCGGAGCGCGGTGTCGCCAACGCGGTGTGGGTCGGCATCCATGACACCTTCTCCGATCCGGCGCCGTTCCCGGGCGCCAAGCCGCGGCCGCATTCCGGTCTGGCGCCGTCCGGTGGCGGTGCGTTCACCACGCGTTCGGTGGTGCGGGCGGGGTCTCCGGTGAAGCTGCCGCTGGTCGCCGTCCAGCCGGGCGATGTGCGCGGCGCACGGGCCGCGGTCGCGGCCACGCCCCGGCCGGGCAGCGTCACCGGCACCGTGTGGCTGGACTTCACCCGTGGTGGGGGCGGCCGTCCCGGTGTCATCGACGGCAACGAGAAGGCGCTGGCGGGGCTGACGGTCGAGGCGGTGAGGGGCGGCCGGGTGGTCGCCTCGGCGACGACGGCGGCCGACGGTTCGTATGTGCTGCCCGCCGCGGCCGACGGCGCCCGGCTCCGGCTGCCGGCGGCCGATTTCGCCGAGGCCTACCGGGGCGTCGACTGGCTGGGCCCGGCGCTGGTCACCCCGGCCATCATCGGTTCGTACGTGTGGATGTGGGCCGGTTTCGCGATGGTGCTGATCGCGGCGGGGCTGGCGAGTGTTCCGCGGGAGCTGCTGGAGGCGGCGCGGGTGGACGGGGCGGGCGAGTGGCAGGTCTTCCGGCGGATCACGGTGCCGCTGCTGGCGCCGGTTCTGGTGGTGGTGCTGGTCACCCTCATGATCAATGTGCTGAAGATCTTCGATCTGGTCTACATCATCGCGCCGGGCTCCAGCATCCGGTCCGCGAACGTCCTGGCGCTCCAGCTCTTCCAGTCGTCGTTCGGTACCGATGTCGACGAGGGTCTGGGCAGCGCGATCGCCGTGTTCCTGCTGTTGCTCGTGCTGCCGGTGATGTACGTCAATCTCCGGCGCATACGGAAGGAGCGTCGCCGATGACGACGGTGGAGGGTGTCGTACCGGCCGGGCGTCCGGAGGCTGCCGGGGCCGGACGGGCGGGGCGGGCCGGGCCGTCGCGCGTCGCCCGGCTCGTGGCGCGGACCGGCGGCGGCGCGATGCGGGTCTTCCTGGTCCTGGTGGCCCTGTTCTGGCTGATGCCGTCGGTGGGGCTGCTGCTGTCGTCGCTGCGCAGTCCGCAGCAGATCGCGGGGTCCGGCTGGTGGCGGGTCTTCTCCGAGCCGGCGCAGATCACCTGGGACAACTACAGCCAGTTGCTCTCCAACGACAAGGTGATGGGTTCGCTGCTGACGACGGCGGCGATCACCGTGCCGGCGACGGTGCTGGTGGTCGTCATCGGCTCGCTGGCGGGTTATGCGTTCGCCTGGATGGACTTCCCCGGCCGGGACGGCTGGTTCATGGTGGTCGTCGGACTGCTGGTGGTGCCCGTGCAGGTGGCGCTGATCCCGGTGGCGAAGCTGTTCGGGGCGGTCGGGCTGTTCGAGACGACGGCCGGGGTGGTCCTGTTCCATACGGCGTTCGGGCTGCCGTTCGCGGTGTTCCTGCTGCGGAACTTCTTCGCCGAGATCCCGCGCGAGCTGCTGGAGGCGGCCCGGCTGGACGGGGCGGGCGAGCTGCGGCTGTTCACCCGTGTCGTGCTGCCGCTGGGCGGTCCGGCGATCGCCTCGCTGGGGATCTTCCAGTTCCTGTGGGTGTGGAACGACATGCTGATCGCGTTGATCTTCGCGGACAGCGGCCATCCGCCGATCACGGTGGCCCTGCAGCAGGAGGTGCGGCAGTTCGGCAACAACATCGATGTGCTGGCGCCCGGCGCGTTCCTGTCGATGGTGGTGCCGCTGATCGTCTTCTTCGCCTTCCAGCGTCAGTTCGTCTCGGGTGTGATGGCCGGCGCGGTGAAGTGAGCTCCGCAGCAGTGCCCGCCGGTGCCCGTCCGCGCGCCATCTTCCGTTCATGTTGCTGCGCCTACGATGCCGTCACTGCCGTGCCACGCATGGTGCGACGGGGGTGTGTCGCAAAGACCGCCCGGGTGCCGCTCGCACCTCGCTCGCCTCGGGTGAGGGCGCCCCGGTCCCCGTGGGGTCGCGCCCCCGCGCAGCGGCCCTGACGCCGGGCGCGGTCACAACTGCACAGATACCGCACGGATACCGCACCGCCATCGCATCGATGCCGATAACCGAACGCATCACCGCATATCAGGCATATCCACGGCAGACAGCGCCGGTACATACCGCACGCACTTCCCCCGCACGCGTCGTACTACGCCCTACGTTCCCGACCGTCTGGAGACGGACCGCACATGACTGCCCGCATCGCAGACCAGAGTGCCGAACAACTCCCGCGCCCCACCCGGCTGTCCGAGGTCAAAGGCTGGTTCTTCACCGCCGACCAGCTGCTCTTCGACTGGTTCCTGGCGCACCAGCAGGAACGCGCGGAGCCGGGTGATCTGCTCGAACTGGGCGCGTACATGGGCAAGAGCGCCATCTTCCTCGGCGCGCGGCTGCGGCCCGACGAGCGCTTCACGGTCTGCGATCTCTTCGACTCCCCCGCCGAGGACGCCTCCAACTCCAAGGAGATGAGGAAGTCCTATGCGACGCTGACCCGCCGCGCCTTCGAGGCCAACTACCTCGCCTTCCATGACGCGTTGCCCACCATCGTCCAGGGCCTGAGCTCCATCGTCGGCGACCATGTGGACGAGGGGTCGGTGCGCTTCGCCCATATCGATGCCTCGCATCTGTACGAGCATGTGCACGGCGACATCCGCACGGTGCGCAGGCTGCTCACCGACCACGGTGTGGTGGTGATGGACGACTACCGCGCCGAGCACTGCCCGGGGGTGGCCGCGGCCACCTGGCAGGCCGTCGCGAACGAGGGCCTGCGCCCCATCTGCATCACCGGCACCAAGTTCTACGGGACGTGGGGCGACCCCGAGCCGCTGCAGAAGGCGCT is a window of Streptomyces caniferus DNA encoding:
- a CDS encoding serine/threonine-protein kinase, with the protein product MARKIGSRYTAHQILGRGSAGTVWLGEGPEGAVAIKLLREDLAADQELVGRFVQERAALLSLADPHVVGVRDLVVDGNDLALVMDLVRGTDLRTRLERERRLAPEAAVAIAADVADGLAAAHAARIVHRDVKPENVLLDMQGPLGPGGAHPALLTDFGIARLVDSPRRALSQPPAGGTSVPLRSAKVIGTPDYLAPEIIEGLPPRASVDVYALATVLYELLAGFTPFGGGHPGAVLRRHVTESVAPLPGIPDELWQLLLQCLAKAPASRLRAPELAARLRDMLPGLAGIPPLDIDEPEDEQPEDEPESAAASREEPFHPAPQGEATPQRGAVPLVQGAVPDSNRETHTSMRVPGPDELAGGAHGTARAPRAAGERRAGSARHRSSPDALRRRRIKLGATAAALVVAAGLGGWLASGDDSAGDATPGVHQPEPDTP
- a CDS encoding serine/threonine-protein kinase, coding for MRPVGSKYLLEEPLGRGATGTVWRARQRETAGAEAAVAGEPGETVAIKVLKEELAHDADVVMRFLRERSVLLRLTHPNIVRTRDLVVEGDLLALVMDLVDGPDLHRYLRDNGALSPVAASLLTAQIADALAASHADGVVHRDLKPANVLLAGSDGSGEMHPMLTDFGIARLADSPGLTRTHEFVGTPAYVAPESAEGRPQTSAVDIYGAGILLYELVTGRPPFAGSTALEVLHRHLSEEPQRPGTLPEPLWTVIERCLRKRPEERPSAENLARALRTVAGGIGVHATPAAAEAALGVAALLAPDPAPATVPGTGADGAQAPGGDADPTQVLPSNAGSYDPAAATSVLPSTGGPGGPGGPGGPGADPTRAMPPMPMGAPPGGPQGPDGPHPWESQMRAARDRNEQTQVQYLDPAEDPLRRRPQRQAAPQQPPQRPQQPQYRQQQAPYAQQQPQAPQRRQEPPPQRYEPQRPPAPEPRPRREPRQRSANPMKIPGLGCLKGCLFTLILLFVAAWLVWELTPLQEWIGTTRGFFSQVGHVFNSVQRFVQKLSG
- a CDS encoding FHA domain-containing protein → MQIRLTVLGPRSGHTTRTCDVLVTAPAGTALAAVAGSLAASVAGSGADVGGSGSGGPVVLYAGTERLDPQRAAIGEPPLIDGAVLSLHGPGPAPAHGLPHGSARLRVVSGPDAGGVHLLHGGQIRIGRSADADVPLDDPDVSRLHCAVTVEPDGSVYVADLRSTNGTVVDGTDLADRPAPLRPGALLRIGESALRLQSAPSAPDPALPTAPDGEGHLRIAPGTADAYPETEAPGRTGGYGEFGPPTGPHGATSAAAGAYAGAGDYTRTTGDAAGPVPPSASAQAPPESAGRRDTPLRGTPTRYDAPGRGSARGATAAPFPGASTGHVYDRTTGGGPADGFGPGVRERGDGFPAGAQDPTHGGQQSLAPADDGTRKGGRRGGIGAWARRLAGGRPAVERPADAFTPEYEPAGASRSAFADPAEGVPAPETLSGPAADERWPDAAAVLLTALGPGPRLWERGPDHPDALTIRLGTAPRHGGRAAAPVTVDLRRAGSLGLAGPRTRLTGLARGALAQLAALHSPGTLDLVLISADRSRPAEERVAEWSWLGWLPQVRPAHGQDCRLLLAYDKEQAAARTSELVRRLDDSPLGPGWPSAERAEIASAAARHQGPYTLVVVDGDPGTSALRETTARLAAGGPAAGIHLLCLAETPAASPAFPLAATYEAARAASPAFGECGAVAVLSGDVATALRVVQPGSGPNGTVATVDAVSGAWAERFARALAPLRESDAAAGSGGRGAPRAAVPLPDTARLLDELGLARATPASLMARWAAALDTDRPGAAAVLGAGPHGPLCADLAADGSHLVLEGAAATGKTELLRSLAASLAAADRPDLLSMVLVDGGGSERGDGLRVCTDLPHVTTYLAASDPVRMREFAQALSSELKRRAEILDGTPFAEWRAKHLPAPRIVSPRRPAESGTRGDGEQEPITHRNRCRDSGTGGGTAANPSADPSTTGTLRLRARSTPPAGAAAPEAGTDAAAPMPRLFVLVDDFDALVAPALGSTGRPAAGSVVRALEAVARDGAALGVHLIAATGHPDRTAETATSERAGLRVQLGALDDPSEPVPPGRGRLHRAADGSSTPFQAGRVTGRIPRTSTLRPTVVPLEWQRMGDPPARRPLRELGNGPTDLALLASALQRAAQSSGAPATPPLL
- a CDS encoding ABC transporter substrate-binding protein encodes the protein MRRRLDRTAGRVTTAVAAVSALTLALAACGSGGGTKDNGSGGSKGGSTAPTVRLPQLKGQKLQVTAVWTGPERENFVKVLDEFEKRTGATVDFVPSGDDMAGFIGSKIAGGGPPDVAMLQQVGVLNEFAGKGWLKPLGSAAKAQLAKNYTKGWQDLGAHKGTPYGVYFKASNKSLVWYNAQAFDNAGAKEPKSWQDFLTTAQTLSESGVEPVSVGGSDGWTLTDWFENVYLSQAGPEKYDRLAQHKIKWTDPSVKQSLTTLGQLFGRKDLLAGGNSGALQTDFPTSVTQTFSGDTPKAAMVSSADFAAANISQTKAKVGTDAKVFPFPAVGAKSPVVTGGDVAVALKDSKASQALLTFLASTDAAKIWAQAGGFISPNKELDQAAYANGVMREIAKALIAAGDDFRFDMSDQAPASFGGKPGQGEWKDLQDFLKSPRDVAGTQARLEKDAAKSFGQ